A region of Periplaneta americana isolate PAMFEO1 chromosome 16, P.americana_PAMFEO1_priV1, whole genome shotgun sequence DNA encodes the following proteins:
- the LOC138691416 gene encoding uncharacterized protein — protein sequence MTSQQRYEGKMDARKMQKIRGRCSEPGCKTVNTVGGKHFFYFPQEPMRCWKWLRFCGLEDRYRVAADATHRLRICMDHFIEPDYYSSSQKAILKQTAVPTVHANGLVVPSNPKIRSPPSSPVMPRATLSPGSTPTFRHHKTLRTYARRAKIDSAAPEGTRSLIGLQAATEQAAGLAAMPQTIPAPMSTPASKITASTAYAGMNKDACQQGNSMIGEQLRGYQQPSLLFNVVPTAEDTDMNTSMMEQFPSASATPPSKLGPGVAKRKLFSSPHFSSSPRSNKLKMAALKAKVKRLEKKLQQVEEARISDQVGRRREPMATSSQLPTIVQKIYEAQVQMRKIHKHGYRWSDVMKDFSLSLFYHSPKGYNFMKKLFLLPSIKTLQSYQNKVDIEPGLMQPVLTTLKSLAAGPLSDRSENVCSLIIGEIAIRQQLHYDSKSDMIKGFADDGIARYPMKIGNHCLMAMVKGIKKGWKQDALGNTFATIRQQHGCNVNPSVQQLESGLRHILITSLSKLSHRSNCEKDVEYVLTKLNSFSVSDKAVQESSSVTDVNCISDCIPDTIVEMDVECDTGSIEDDNAVYYIAGITRCSGFRLTCPASCQGS from the exons ATGACCAGCCAACAGCGTTATGAAGGCAAGATGGATGCCAGAAAGATGCAAAAGATTCGAGGAAGATGCTCAGAGCCTGGATGCAAGACTGTTAATACTGTGGGAGGGaagcattttttctattttcctcaggaacctatgag GTGTTGGAAGTGGCTCCGATTTTGTGGGCTAGAGGACCGGTATCGAGTTGCCGCAGATGCCACACACAGGTTGAGAATCTGCATGGACCACTTCATTGAGCCTGACTATTATAGCTCTTCACAAAAAGCGATACTTAAGCAAACTGCAGTGCCCACTGTTCATGCTAATGGATTAGTGGTGCCATCAAACCCTAAAATTCGGAGCCCACCATCTAGCCCAGTTATGCCTCGAGCGACCTTATCACCGGGGTCTACCCCAACTTTCAGGCATCACAAGACTTTGCGGACGTATGCTAGGAGGGCGAAGATTGATTCTGCAGCTCCTGAAG gtacgcgtagtctcataggtttacaagctgcaactgagcaggctgcaggcttggcagctatgcctcaaacaattcctgctcctatgagtactccagcttcaaagattactgcttcgacggcatatgccgggatgaataaagatgcatgccaacaag GGAACAGTATGATTGGTGAACAGCTGAGGGGCTATCAGCAACCATCGCTCCTATTCAATGTGGTTCCCACAGCTGAAG atactgacatgaatacatccatgatggaacagtttccttcagcttcagctacacctccttccaaacttg GTCCTGGTGTTGCAAAACGAAAACTTTTCTCCAGTCCTCACTTCTCATCTTCACCCAGGAGCAACAAACTAAAAATGGCAGCTCTGAAAGCAAAGGTGAAGAGACTGGAGAAAAAATTGCAACAAGTCGAAGAAGCCAGAATTTCGGATCAAGTTGGAAGGAGAAGGGAGCCAATGGCCACATCATCTCAACTGCCAACAATTGTTCAAAAGATATACGAGGCACAGGTGCAGATGAGAAAAATTCATAAACATGGATATAGATGGAGTGACGTCATGAAAGATTTttctttgtcattattttatcacagtcctaaagggtataattttatgaaaaaacttttcCTATTGCCCAGTATCAAGACACTTCAAAGTTATCAGAACAAAGTAGACATTGAGCCAGGTCTGATGCAGCCTGTTTTGACAACTCTTAAGTCACTTGCTGCAGGGCCTCTGTCTGACAGATcagagaatgtatgttcactgatCATTGGTGAAATTGCCATACGTCAGCAGTTGCATTATGACTCTAAATCTGATATGATTAAGGGTTTTGCTGACGATGGAATAGCAAGATATCCCATGAAAATAGGTAACCATTGTTTGATGGCAATGGTTAAAGGGATTAAGAAGGGGTGGAAACAG GATGCATTGGGGAATACATTTGCTACCATAAGACAACAGCACGGGTGCAATGTAAATCCATCTGTCCAACAACTTGAAAGTGGTCTTCGACACATACTCATTACATCTCTTTCCAAGTTATCACACAGAAGTAACTGCGAAAAAGATGTTGAGTATGTGTTGACGAAATTGAATAGTTTTTCTGTTAGTGACAAGGCTGTTCAGGAGTCGTCATCTGTTACAGATGTAAACTGTATCAGTGATTGTATTCCTGATACTATAGTCGAAATGGATGTGGAGTGTGATACTGGAAGTATCGAGGACGATAATGCTGTGTACTACATTGCAGG GATTACCAGATGTTCTGGATTTCGCTTGACATGTCCTGCATCCTGCCAGGGTTCGTAG